One segment of Verrucomicrobiales bacterium DNA contains the following:
- a CDS encoding protein kinase: MTQLCPECRQPIPTGRFEGVCPACFFTAAVEAATAFNSEVLRIPGHVVGEELARGGMGIVYAAEQLEPARTVALKILLPRWLEHPEVSERFRREVKAIACLEHPAILPVYTVGEQDGLPWFTMKLATGGSLAERLAELVGQWISVAELVAKLAGALAHAHERGILHRDVKPANILFDATGQAYLADFGLAKGQSPEDLALTLHNQVLGTPNYLAPELASGRARTATTSSDIYSLGAVLYELLSGRPPHCDDHLPALLRRVSDEPPRPLTDFVPLPPGDLRAICDKAMSRSPEDRYATAREFAIDLGRFIRGETVRAREAGAMEWIWNWCLRHPAVAGLLTVVVALVVVLTVGSMVAVMHIREAERVAIASRDRAEASLRQSQLAEAEGLRRARQPRFRQQALDRVLAAGAPGEGAEMRLQRRSEAIAALALPSMHQYAHPAGPKDCTLAAVASGHTFLAWRAPGNAGWRVTHGRDGAVVSTTQAQGVPTRISRNGRWLAAQLPDQDRWQLWDLSRLEARLVSELPGTAEDLSEDGKLAAYWTRVSPDVVSAEVRETSSERVRFRVSFPNVSVKMRFSGDGSRCAIAPSSSLNDTMFPYSVRIHRSSDGSVERELSAGMANCIWAMSLSRDGELLAAAERGGATIVWETRTGNARHVFHGTGANLWQVAFSEDGRHLATVSDDRLITVLETVGGQPVARGGRAWQSDRVPLLSWSATDPWVFGPLSQDDKDTFFILRPGAFSTFVAPDSHGSALGIAISPGGRWLAVGDSRHARLWDLQHSPNRQVFASGLWNAFAFAPDGRWIYGAGEPGVVRWSLAADGSVDPRGTELLPAGWHNEVVLDGSGRRLAVEMGSAQQVRLLENPGSLSPVPQDFTTGPLSWVSLSHDGQWLAITGEEGLSVWRIQDRTRVLSHPTPGHCVSFSPDGRWLVVGRERYEVWRTDDWTLARTLDTRAVSPQHTRAAFTSDGRWVATGHGFGKIALWSLPSWEHLAILESPNNQPVGRFVFDDRGDHLYIASTGGVVEVWDLKMLQRELQKLGLGW; the protein is encoded by the coding sequence ATGACGCAACTCTGTCCAGAGTGCCGCCAGCCTATCCCGACGGGACGATTCGAAGGTGTATGCCCGGCTTGTTTCTTCACGGCAGCCGTCGAGGCCGCCACGGCTTTCAATAGCGAAGTTCTGCGCATCCCGGGTCATGTGGTCGGCGAGGAACTGGCCCGAGGGGGGATGGGGATTGTCTACGCGGCGGAGCAGCTGGAGCCGGCACGAACTGTCGCCCTGAAGATCCTGTTGCCACGCTGGTTGGAGCATCCAGAGGTCAGCGAACGTTTTCGTCGAGAGGTGAAGGCGATCGCTTGCCTGGAGCATCCAGCCATCCTGCCGGTATACACCGTCGGCGAGCAGGATGGCCTCCCCTGGTTCACGATGAAACTGGCGACCGGCGGATCGCTCGCTGAACGCCTAGCGGAGCTCGTGGGTCAGTGGATCTCGGTGGCGGAGCTGGTCGCAAAATTGGCGGGAGCGCTGGCACACGCCCACGAGCGCGGCATTCTCCACCGCGATGTTAAGCCGGCCAACATCCTCTTTGATGCCACCGGCCAGGCGTACCTGGCCGACTTCGGACTCGCCAAAGGCCAATCTCCCGAGGACTTGGCGCTCACCTTGCACAACCAGGTTCTGGGCACGCCCAACTACCTGGCACCCGAGCTGGCTTCCGGGCGGGCACGAACCGCAACCACCAGCAGCGATATCTACAGCCTCGGAGCGGTTCTCTACGAATTGCTCAGCGGCCGGCCTCCACACTGCGACGATCACCTCCCCGCTTTGCTACGCCGGGTGTCCGATGAGCCACCCCGCCCCTTGACCGACTTCGTTCCTCTGCCCCCGGGTGACCTGCGGGCAATCTGCGACAAGGCCATGTCGCGTTCGCCTGAAGATCGCTATGCGACGGCTCGAGAGTTCGCCATCGACCTCGGACGCTTCATTCGCGGCGAGACCGTGCGGGCTCGTGAAGCTGGCGCGATGGAATGGATCTGGAACTGGTGTCTTAGGCATCCAGCCGTTGCCGGACTATTGACAGTGGTGGTGGCACTGGTCGTGGTTCTCACCGTGGGATCCATGGTGGCAGTCATGCACATCCGGGAAGCGGAAAGGGTTGCCATCGCCTCCCGCGATCGGGCGGAGGCGAGCCTGCGCCAGAGCCAGCTCGCCGAAGCCGAAGGACTGCGTCGAGCCCGGCAGCCTCGATTTCGGCAGCAAGCGCTGGATCGCGTGCTGGCTGCCGGTGCCCCAGGCGAAGGCGCCGAGATGAGACTGCAGAGGCGTTCGGAAGCGATCGCGGCATTGGCTCTCCCCTCCATGCACCAATATGCGCATCCCGCGGGGCCAAAGGACTGCACCCTGGCGGCCGTGGCGTCCGGGCACACATTTTTGGCCTGGCGCGCGCCTGGCAACGCCGGCTGGCGGGTAACACATGGACGCGATGGAGCGGTGGTTTCGACAACCCAGGCCCAAGGAGTCCCCACCCGCATCAGCCGCAACGGTCGCTGGCTGGCGGCGCAACTCCCAGATCAGGATCGCTGGCAACTCTGGGATCTGAGCCGGCTGGAGGCCCGGTTGGTGTCCGAACTCCCGGGCACCGCGGAGGACCTGAGCGAGGATGGAAAGCTGGCAGCCTATTGGACCCGCGTATCGCCCGATGTCGTGTCGGCAGAAGTGCGCGAGACCTCCAGCGAACGGGTACGCTTCCGTGTCAGCTTCCCCAACGTCTCGGTCAAAATGCGGTTCAGTGGCGATGGTTCCCGGTGCGCGATAGCCCCCAGCTCGTCTCTGAACGACACGATGTTTCCTTATTCGGTACGCATTCACCGGAGCAGCGACGGGTCGGTCGAACGCGAACTGTCAGCCGGCATGGCGAACTGCATCTGGGCGATGTCCCTGAGCCGCGACGGCGAACTCCTTGCCGCAGCCGAGCGCGGCGGGGCGACCATCGTTTGGGAGACCCGCACTGGCAATGCTCGACATGTTTTCCACGGAACCGGAGCCAACTTGTGGCAGGTCGCGTTCAGTGAAGACGGACGGCACCTGGCGACCGTCAGCGATGATCGGCTGATTACCGTCCTCGAGACGGTGGGCGGCCAGCCCGTGGCTCGCGGCGGCCGGGCTTGGCAGTCGGACCGGGTACCGCTGCTGTCCTGGTCCGCCACGGACCCGTGGGTATTCGGTCCCTTGTCCCAAGATGACAAGGACACGTTCTTCATACTGAGGCCGGGAGCCTTCTCGACGTTTGTAGCGCCCGATTCGCATGGCAGCGCCCTGGGAATCGCGATTTCACCAGGCGGACGATGGCTGGCGGTCGGGGATTCACGGCATGCCCGACTCTGGGACTTGCAGCACTCCCCCAACCGTCAGGTCTTTGCCAGCGGCCTCTGGAACGCGTTTGCGTTCGCTCCGGACGGCCGATGGATCTACGGAGCAGGTGAGCCGGGCGTCGTGCGTTGGAGCCTCGCTGCCGATGGGTCGGTAGACCCGCGTGGGACGGAATTGCTACCTGCCGGATGGCACAATGAAGTCGTCCTGGATGGCTCTGGGCGCAGACTAGCCGTTGAAATGGGCAGTGCGCAGCAGGTTCGTCTTCTGGAGAATCCTGGATCCCTATCGCCCGTCCCTCAGGATTTCACCACCGGTCCCTTGTCCTGGGTGAGCCTCAGCCACGACGGCCAGTGGCTGGCCATCACCGGCGAGGAGGGCTTAAGCGTCTGGCGCATCCAAGATCGCACCCGCGTGCTGTCCCACCCCACACCCGGGCATTGCGTTTCGTTCAGCCCGGACGGCCGGTGGTTAGTGGTGGGCCGCGAACGGTATGAGGTCTGGCGAACAGATGATTGGACTCTGGCACGCACGCTCGATACCCGGGCTGTCAGTCCGCAGCACACACGCGCGGCCTTTACGAGCGACGGCCGCTGGGTCGCGACGGGTCATGGATTCGGAAAAATCGCACTCTGGTCATTGCCATCGTGGGAGCACTTGGCGATCTTGGAGAGTCCCAACAATCAGCCGGTTGGCCGGTTTGTATTCGATGACCGGGGCGACCATCTATATATCGCCAGCACCGGCGGGGTGGTGGAGGTGTGGGACTTGAAGATGCTCCAGCGGGAACTCCAAAAGCTAGGCTTGGGGTGGTGA
- the ruvB gene encoding Holliday junction branch migration DNA helicase RuvB, giving the protein MPDRIISDVLTKPDPALEVTLRPSLFTDFTGQAKVKERLEIAVEAAKRRGDPLDHILLSGPPGLGKTTIANILAKAMGGSLKSTSGPTIEKAGDLAGLLTNLEEGDVLFIDEIHRLQKTIEEYLYPAMEDFKLDIIIDQGPNARSVRLNLPRFTLIGATTRSGLLSSPLLTRFPVRERLDYYQADQLQKIVVRAARLLNVEMEESGAMEIARRSRGTPRIANNLLRRVRDYAQVRGDGRVTHDTADRALAILEIDENGLDEMDKRILETIIVKFGGGPVGVNSLAVAVGEESDTLEEVHEPYLIMEGYLNRTPQGRVATDLSYQKLGLQRTRSGTQGSFL; this is encoded by the coding sequence GTGCCTGACCGAATTATCAGTGACGTTCTGACGAAGCCCGACCCCGCCCTGGAGGTCACGCTGCGCCCTTCGTTATTCACCGACTTCACCGGGCAAGCCAAAGTCAAGGAACGACTGGAGATCGCCGTCGAGGCCGCGAAGCGCCGAGGAGACCCTCTCGACCACATTCTGCTCAGCGGGCCGCCTGGACTCGGCAAGACCACCATCGCCAACATCCTGGCGAAGGCCATGGGTGGCAGCCTCAAGTCCACCAGCGGACCGACGATTGAGAAGGCCGGCGACCTGGCCGGGCTACTGACCAATTTGGAAGAGGGTGATGTCTTGTTTATCGATGAGATCCATCGCCTCCAAAAGACCATCGAGGAGTATCTCTATCCCGCGATGGAGGACTTCAAACTCGACATCATCATTGACCAGGGTCCCAACGCACGAAGCGTCCGCCTCAACCTGCCCCGTTTCACCCTGATCGGCGCGACCACCCGCAGCGGGTTGCTGAGCTCCCCCCTGCTCACCCGCTTCCCGGTGCGCGAGCGCTTGGATTACTATCAAGCCGATCAGCTGCAAAAGATCGTCGTTCGTGCGGCTCGGCTGCTCAACGTGGAAATGGAAGAATCCGGAGCCATGGAGATTGCGCGTCGCAGCCGAGGCACTCCCCGAATTGCCAACAACCTGCTCCGTCGCGTGCGCGATTACGCACAGGTCCGAGGCGATGGACGAGTGACCCACGACACCGCCGACCGGGCGCTGGCCATCCTCGAGATCGACGAAAACGGGCTCGATGAGATGGACAAGCGCATTCTTGAGACCATCATCGTGAAGTTCGGAGGAGGCCCGGTGGGGGTCAACTCGCTGGCCGTGGCAGTGGGGGAGGAGTCGGATACGCTGGAGGAGGTGCATGAGCCTTATCTCATTATGGAAGGCTATCTCAATCGCACTCCCCAAGGACGTGTCGCCACCGACCTCAGTTACCAGAAACTGGGCCTGCAGCGCACCCGGTCGGGGACGCAGGGCAGCTTTCTGTAG
- a CDS encoding sigma-70 family RNA polymerase sigma factor, which produces MAFPETEWSALALATAHGDQSARQAMDELCRRYWQPVFTVICSRGTNPEGARDRTQSFFLYLLENSTLRKVNRSRGRFRTFLLTVLWRFLRDEQKRATADKRGGESEDLSLEENTDGLASTPSPLSELLDREWAMTTMQRAIDAVGREFVAKRGEPAWTLWKGFLPGSSTVPSMSAAAEAMGISEASARAEIHRLRNRCREALRRELMITVSSPEDLDDEIRYLGRALQVATSGTQILTPSAEVPQPAAES; this is translated from the coding sequence ATGGCATTTCCTGAAACGGAGTGGTCAGCCCTCGCGCTGGCCACGGCTCATGGCGACCAGTCTGCTCGTCAGGCTATGGACGAGCTGTGCCGTAGGTATTGGCAGCCGGTCTTTACGGTGATCTGCAGCCGCGGGACGAATCCCGAGGGTGCGCGAGACCGCACCCAGTCCTTCTTCCTATACCTTCTGGAGAATTCGACGCTCCGTAAAGTGAACCGCAGCCGTGGGCGATTCCGCACGTTTCTCCTAACGGTTCTCTGGCGTTTCCTGAGAGACGAACAGAAGCGGGCCACGGCGGACAAACGAGGCGGAGAGTCGGAGGATCTGTCGCTGGAGGAGAACACGGACGGCCTGGCCTCGACACCGAGCCCGCTTAGCGAACTGCTGGACCGTGAGTGGGCGATGACGACCATGCAGCGGGCAATTGACGCCGTGGGGCGCGAGTTCGTTGCGAAGCGAGGGGAGCCCGCCTGGACCCTGTGGAAGGGTTTTCTTCCGGGCAGTTCGACGGTTCCTTCGATGTCAGCTGCGGCCGAGGCCATGGGCATCAGCGAAGCTTCCGCCCGCGCAGAAATCCACCGGCTGCGAAACCGCTGCCGCGAAGCCCTCCGGAGGGAACTCATGATCACGGTTTCCTCGCCAGAGGACTTGGACGATGAGATTCGCTACCTCGGACGCGCTTTACAGGTCGCCACGAGCGGAACCCAAATTTTGACACCCAGCGCGGAGGTTCCTCAACCGGCCGCAGAGTCATGA